In the Candidatus Micrarchaeia archaeon genome, one interval contains:
- the queA gene encoding tRNA preQ1(34) S-adenosylmethionine ribosyltransferase-isomerase QueA: protein MESINNYYYNLPTELIAQKPLDKRHESRLLIYNKKEDSIEHRHFFELVDYLKKGDILVVNETKVVNTKLIGQKETGGQASITLIKKKNNKEYEAFVKCKNPQIGNKLLFQDGVIAEIASQIDFHFLLKFNQPIEKIIKQKGDFTLPGYIHNENYDRKKYQTVFALKEGSVAAPTAGLHFSSKLIERLEAKGIEIVKICLHVGLGTFAEIREEDYKKHKMHFEWFEIDKKAAEVINKRKGALYVVGTTSLRTLESATLKNGKVKACAKETNLFIYPGYKFNLKFDGLITNFHLPRTSLLLLIASLIGDKWHELYNEAIEQHYRFYSFGDAMFIRF from the coding sequence ATGGAATCAATAAATAATTATTATTATAATTTACCTACAGAATTAATTGCGCAAAAACCATTAGATAAAAGACATGAATCGCGTTTGTTAATTTATAATAAAAAAGAAGATTCAATAGAACACAGACATTTTTTTGAACTTGTTGATTATCTAAAAAAAGGAGACATTTTAGTTGTTAATGAAACCAAAGTTGTAAATACAAAATTGATTGGACAAAAAGAAACTGGGGGGCAGGCTTCAATAACCCTTATAAAAAAGAAAAATAATAAAGAATATGAAGCATTTGTTAAATGTAAAAATCCACAAATTGGGAATAAATTATTATTTCAAGATGGAGTAATTGCTGAGATTGCATCTCAAATTGATTTTCATTTTTTATTAAAATTTAATCAACCTATTGAAAAAATAATTAAACAAAAAGGAGATTTTACTTTACCTGGATATATACATAATGAAAATTATGATAGAAAAAAATATCAAACTGTTTTTGCATTAAAAGAAGGCTCTGTTGCAGCACCCACTGCAGGATTGCATTTTAGTAGTAAATTAATTGAACGTTTAGAAGCTAAAGGGATTGAGATAGTTAAAATTTGTCTTCATGTAGGATTAGGGACCTTTGCTGAGATTAGAGAAGAAGATTATAAAAAACATAAAATGCATTTTGAATGGTTTGAAATTGATAAAAAGGCAGCAGAAGTAATTAATAAAAGAAAAGGCGCTTTGTATGTTGTTGGTACAACTTCTTTAAGAACTTTAGAAAGTGCTACATTAAAAAATGGAAAAGTTAAGGCTTGCGCTAAAGAAACTAATTTATTTATTTATCCAGGTTATAAATTTAATTTAAAATTTGATGGTTTAATAACTAATTTCCATCTTCCACGCACTAGTTTACTTTTATTAATAGCAAGTTTAATAGGAGATAAATGGCATGAGCTTTATAATGAAGCTATAGAACAGCATTATAGATTTTATTCATTTGGAGATGCAATGTTCATACGATTTTGA
- a CDS encoding HAD family phosphatase has product MIKAIIFDMDGVIVNSEPLWKIVNFEIYKKYEIFMNDKIYEKVIGRVEEEVFGPFFEEKGFSGKELEEINKKAIKERRELFMKKAEKRLELFKGAKEKIIELKNKGYKLAIATSSFKSLMDLVVDKFEIREYFDILYSAEDVKNGKPDPEIYLKTMNKLNVKPNETVIIEDSINGIKAAKASGAYCIAVETTNPKEKLIVADKVIKEINKLDIPF; this is encoded by the coding sequence ATGATAAAAGCAATTATTTTTGATATGGATGGAGTTATTGTTAATTCTGAACCTCTTTGGAAAATTGTAAATTTTGAGATTTATAAAAAATATGAAATTTTTATGAATGATAAAATTTATGAAAAAGTTATAGGTAGAGTTGAAGAAGAAGTTTTTGGCCCTTTTTTTGAAGAAAAAGGTTTTTCAGGAAAAGAGTTAGAAGAAATAAATAAAAAAGCAATAAAAGAAAGAAGAGAATTGTTTATGAAAAAAGCGGAAAAAAGATTAGAACTGTTTAAAGGAGCAAAAGAAAAAATTATTGAATTAAAAAATAAAGGATATAAATTGGCAATAGCAACTTCTTCTTTTAAATCATTAATGGATTTAGTTGTTGATAAATTTGAAATCAGAGAATATTTTGATATTTTATATTCTGCTGAAGATGTTAAAAACGGAAAACCAGATCCTGAGATTTATCTAAAAACAATGAATAAATTAAATGTTAAACCTAATGAAACAGTTATTATTGAAGATTCAATAAATGGAATTAAAGCTGCTAAAGCTTCTGGTGCTTATTGTATTGCAGTAGAAACCACTAACCCTAAAGAAAAATTAATAGTGGCAGATAAAGTAATAAAAGAAATAAATAAATTAGATATACCTTTTTAA